AATCGCTCAAGCGCAGACGTTCTACACTGAAATGAGCGACACAGTGGAAAGCCTCAAGAAAAATGTCGAGACCTTCATCAGCAACCGAAGATCCGAAGGTGCTCAACTCCTGAGCCACATCGAACGCGACAAGGCGAGTGGTGCAGCAGATCAGGAGGATCGAGAGCGCGAAAAACTACGACAACTCATGGAACGTCTGTCCACCGATCCCAGACCGTCTTCAACCTCACCAGCTGTCTCGACACATGCCCAATCACCTCCGGGCCAAACACCCACGTACCCCAGCGTATCCTCACCAAAGCCTTACCCTACAGCCCCAGCTCAGCAACCGCCTCAACCTCAATCCCAACCCAACATCCCCGTCTCGCACTCCCCATCACCCTACGCTCAATACAACCCCGGCGTGCCCTCCTACCAACCCCACCAGCAACCATACCAACAAGGCGCCGCCGCCCCTCTCTCAGAAGGCTACAACCCAATGGCCTACCCCTTCCCGAAAAACACCGTCTCTCCACCACCGCAACCCCCTAACCAATACTTCTCCTCGACCCCTATGCCCTATCACCCTTCTCCAGCATCAGGGCAGTACATACCACCGGGTTACGTCCccccgcctccgccgccccgGCCCCAAACCGGTGTTAGTGGCAGTGGAACTACGTATCCGCCGTCAACGGGACCGTTTCCCTCAGGGCCGGGAGGGTATGCGCAGAGCCGGCCGTATGGATCTAGTGCGCACCATAGGGCacagtcgcagtcgcagtcgcagGGTCAAGGTCAGGCACAGGGGGGTGATCCTTGGGCGGGGCTGAGCGCGTGGAAGTGATAATATATAGTATCATAGCTagttgctttttctttttatggAGGCTATGACGTATGATATATAGACTTATGAAAACGGGACAAACGAATTGGGTCTACTAGCTTAGCCAACTGTCCAAGATATCAGAATATAAGCAAAAGATGAGTACCCAAAAGAGGTCTATATACAAGCAAATCAAATCCAGAAAACATCATGGGTATCATGAATATAAACAGAAAGAGGGGCTGCGCTGTCCCCAAGCAGAACTATACCAGCACTAATACCAACCCAAAAACGCCGTCCCAATAACCaagcgaaaaaaaaaaaaaaaacggcTAAGGCTGAAACCTCAGCCGGAACTGcctccccttcccctcctcacGGACCTTATACAGAAACCTCGCAATAGTCTCCTGCTCCGCCAGCCCGGCACTATTGAAATGCTTGCGCACCGCCAACGCAAGATCCTCCTTGCTCACCCGACTCTGGCCGATTATCCGATTAAGCTTATCTTTTTCATTATACGGAGAAGCATTGTTATGCTTGCGGGAGCTGTGGTTGCGGTTGCGGTTGTCGCTTCGGTGGATGATGCCATTGGCCGTagccgaggaagaagaagaagcgggtTGCGGGTGTGCGTGTGGGTGCTGCGCGAGGATCTGGGAGCGCTGGACGGCTATTGAAGTTGGAGATCGGATGCCGATTCCCTGCGAGAGGAGGATGTGTGAGTAGGTTTTGGAGTAGGCGCTGGGGATGGGGAGGTTGTAGGCGTGGCGGTAGGAGTGGAGGATATCGAGGGGCATGTCGGACCAGGGGATCTGCGCTCATTAGCTGTCTGATAACGAGATGCGCACCCTGGCGCAAAGTTTCAAGCTCCTATAGTCCACCAAAGACGAAGAATGGTATACTTACATTCGGCAATTCCTCCGGTGGTTGCTGTTGAGCGGGGGCACTGGTCACATTCGCAGTCGCAGCATTGATGGCCGCAGAAGCTCTCCCGTCCGCTCTTGATGATGAATTCGTCCCATTTGCTCCCTTGCGACCCTTGCTTGTCGTCGTCTTGGGTTCCCTGGGACCACTGGATGCTTCTGATCTCGAGTCATCGGCTACTGTAGCCGTCCGCTGCTGTCGCGGGGGTGCCATGGCGGATAGATCCAATAAAAACCAAAATGAAAATATAAATGCAAAGATGGCAAATGCAGTAGATTGAGAGAAAACTATTCCAATGATCGAATCAAATGGCAACAAGGTAAATGACTATGATGCCAGAGCTATGCTAAGTCATCTCTGAATGCAACTTTTCTGAGCCGGCTCTTCGGAGGGCGGCGAGACGCGGCAGAATCCTGAAGCGCGACATCACGTGCATGACGGGTTCAGAGCCCTAGTCAGGTGATGCCCCGTGATTTGGTCATGTGATTTAATTGTATCATGTGATCTCGAAACATGTGACTTCCATTGGAGATATCTGGAGAGAATCAGATTTACAGGATAGCGGTGATTGCTGGTAGATCAGTGAGTTGTCCAAAGACGATTCAGGCACATCCACGATAGAACACGTATGGAATGCTGTAAGTGTATGGGGTATTGTACTGAAAAGAAAATTCTTCACCGCTACCAGACAGCGCATAcacgtactccgtaccgaTCAAgtaatacggagtacagccAGGAGAACGGGGCTGTCGTGATGATGGATCGATGGGGAAACTCCTCCATCCAAACTCCGTGGAGGGCAGGGAATTCCGGAGTACAATCGTCCATGTCGCTAAAGAATCTGATACCAACAGATTCCCAAAGCAGTAAAGTAATGGCCAGTTCTCAGACCACCACGGGATTCGGCCCCAGTCGGGATCGAGTCGGGCCAGAGGACCTGGGAGGCCGACCGGACTCGGACCGGCGATGCCGAGGGAATTATTTGATTGTGCTGTGATCTGGGGTGCTTAGTCAGGGGGGAGTCTCACCGAGGTGCCTCCTTGGGGATGGACGGGTTTTTTTTCTCCAGGTTAGCAGTTTCTCGCCCCGCACTAAGAGAATCTCCGGTGTTCTTCCGAAATCGTCCGATATCTCTCTTAGTTTCACTTGTTGAATGTCGTCTGTTGCTCCCAAGATGGTTTTATTAGAATTGCCACtttgtctgtttgagtcgccccTAGAAAGAGCTCCGTTACCCTGTACAAGGAAGCACTGTATCACCGTACAAGAATTTTACTAGCTGCAAATCATGCCCGTCTAACATGACGCCATTCGGACATCCTCCGCGGAGCACCCCTACGGAGGACGGAGTACCTGAAAATTTCTCCTTGCGCGCCAAGGTGCGGCACAACAACGGCAACAGCAAAgcgggaaaaaaaaaaggatgTTTTGGAGAGTTGGGCTATCATCCGATTTTCGCCAGGTACGGGAACTTTGTAGGAACCGCTAGTCGTGTAGCTTTCCGGCATGTGAAGTCCAGGTGAGAGCACGTGATAGAATGAGTGGCCCGGGCATACCCCAAATCCGACTCCCGATTCGCATTAATTACAGCCTCAGGGGCATTATTCGGAATTAGATAATTAGATTTGTCCTCCGTACTGTGGTCCTTCCCCAGGTGTATGTATTTTACGTTGTATGTTTGCCCCACAAATACCGTCTCTTTGATGTGATTATCATATGCTAAGACTATCTCTAATGACACCCGGCTACTGTACCATTTCAGGCCGGCCATCACGGAATCAATCCACTGTGAGGTCCTGCTTGCTCAGGACAATAATATCTCTCTCAAATGAGGGCGGGTTGCGCAAGAAGAGATCCTCAAATCTGAGATTAAGATCATCAGATGCAGCATAATGGTCGTTATCTTCCTGCCGAGATATAGAAATCGGCGAAACCATTTCCGGTATATCTTGTAGCGCCTGCTCCGGCGGGAACTGTACCCATTTTCCGTTTTTTAATGGTAAAACCTTTCTTTCCAAGGTATGCAATGAGTAGAACAACCTTAACGGCTCCTTTTGAATTCACGAGCCACCACTCTGCATCATCCCGAAGCTTTTCCAGACTGTGAACACTAACTTCCACGACCAACGTTGGCCAGTCGCCGCGAAATGTACGTTCTGGTAGAGGTCTAAATCCCTAGTCTCCTTGGTTTTGCAGAATCTGGGCCTCTGAATGTGGTGCACCCCACAAGGAAGTAGCTATGTTTCCCTACCTTGGGGTTCACTGCATCTAGGAGGAAATACGCCAAGTGCAGAGCAAGTACATGATTCTCCACGCTGGGCAACTCGCTTGGCGATGAGATCGCCCGTTTTGTAGTCACAATGCATTCGAGTGCCACTGAGGCCATGATCGGTCTCGTCAATCATCTCAAAAATGCCTCTGGGTAGACACAGATATCGTGCGTGTGTCATTAGTAAGAGGAATTAATTAGTCTCTGAGTTCTGCTGCAAACGACGCTAGTACCACTTGTGATATATGTATGTTTCTCGATTGTTGTGGCCTGTCTTTATGAGAAGAATAAATCCTGTCTTGTAAGTCCAACACGACAAGATTAATCATAGATAGTGTTCAGATATTGAAGCATCACATGACCAGTCTGGAACAATCTCCACAAGGCAACATGACAGGCAGCAGACCGCCAATGACATCACCGAGCTGATGTTCCAGAAGCTGTGGGAATCTATTCTCGGCGGTCTTGGCAGAGGCAGTGCGTGGCATTACAGTACTGTAAATATCTGTACGGTAACGCGTTACGTACAGCTGAGGCATCCGAATTCGTTAATGATGAACTGGGGTACGCTGCAGAGTTACACTGAAATGTGTTCGGTTTCAGATAGACTAGCATTAGTAGCACTAGTGATGAATAGATCGATTGCGGGAAAAAAGGATGCGACGTATTATGGTGTAAATTATGATATCGTTGTGTTACTGTTGCTGCTTGGCAACAAACCAACCCCGGATTCCCCGCATGGGGTTGTCAATGTACGGAGAAGTATGGAGTACATAGCACGCCATCTTGTGAAATTTACTTGTACTCGGTAATGTAAGATAAGGAATGCTGAATGCTGCCCATGGTCGCTAAATGATATCAAGATAAGTCGGTTATCTCTGAATCCCTCAGATaatggatttggatagcttGCGCGGCAATCTGTACGGGGGGGTATTGCGGGGAGAGACGGAATAGGAAGGTTGTTGATATCAAGACGTTGTGCAACTTTGCTTGTGATGAATGCATGATGATGACCTAATATCTCGTCACCGGTGCAACCGTGAATTCTATTCAGCTACGAGTAAATGTTGAGCCTGTGGGCATGCGCGTCCACCTACGGTAGTGATATATATCTATGCGAGACCGGAATGACGCATAGCATAGCATAGCAAAGCAGCGATTTCGGAAAGGCTTtgcaaaagaaaagagtcaAGCAACCCCAAATGATCCGCACCGGAGATGCTTGCCGGTCAGTCATGTGTTCACTCTGCTCGCCCTCGCTTTTACTCCATGCAGGCACCAGCCAGCTGGATTATGGGAAAACTTGATCATGCTGATCACTGCTCCATAGTGGGGGAGTGAAAAAATTTTCAGTGTCTATCACCGGAATTTGCCGTGTGATCTGGTGTATCCCACTTTCTACGGAGCAGAGCGCCAATATGTACtgttgtactccgtagcatAGCGGTGAAAGGCCATATCTCTGACCAGTTGCTGAAGATGGAGAGGCAATACTTGCCGGATCGGTTACGGAAGGGTGATCACCGCGGGAAAGATCTCCAGATATGGATCGGAGGGAAGCCGATGCCCTACTTGCGAGTGCTCTACTAAAGTGTACAATACTGAGGCACTCCGTTCAGTGCACGGGGCAGTGATTACAGTCCAGTCGTCAGAGAACTTGTTATTGGACAAATAGAGCAAGCATAACTACAGCCTCTAATTCATAACTCCTACTCTCAGCGTCTACTATCAGCGGCAAAACGAACCCCCGAACCGACTTGGCGTCGGCAACTCGCGGGTATTGATTCATCAGCTGCGTACCTGCTTGGTGATGGCATTATGTACAAGCCTCGTCTCGCCTGTACAGGTAAGCAGGGTACATAAAAGTGAGTCTCGGCAGTCGGCACGTACTATGTACTTGTGTTTCTGCTGTCGGGCTTATCTGGAGATCTGAATCGCCGTTGGTCCGTCCCGTTTCCCTCTACAGGCAGAGATTCACCTGATTCGGCAAATCATGAGGACCTTGGCAGATGAACAGGGTCAATTGATGCGCCGGTTGCTGATCGCAGGGGGAAGGTCCTGGAGTATTGCGGGGATTGGATTACGTACGCCTGTCGGTGGAATGTGTAGTGTATCTATTATCAATGGAATGTTTTCATCTTGTGATTGCTTTCAGTGCCTCGCTCTATGGAGTACACAGTACCCTGATCTCTCATACAATACGGAGTAGAACCACCCTTGCTTCTCGTTTTCCTCATCCAAGGTTCGGGTGGCGTAGAGACACGACTAGTAGAAATACCGAGAGTTGACCGGACCGCCAAAATCTCGGCGAAATTCACCCCAGATAACTCCGTCCGGAGAGCGGGTACGGATACGGAGAGAATGATGACTGATGATTTCCCCAGGTTGGTTCCGAACCATCCGGTGGCTTCTTTTGATGTAGTaaactcatgatctcatctGGGGAATAAACTCCCGGGCAAGTTTGTAAGTAAAATATGTACGTAAATCGATCACGACATGACTCTAGGACAATGGCAATGTATTTGTCCGAGGAAAGTAATTATTCTGACATGTTGGAATGTGGATACTTTCTTGTGGGAGAAGGGGGGATGGGATGGGATGATGGTTGCGGAGGTTTCATTTCCGTATTCCAGGGGGGAAAGATTATGTGTCGTCTCCTTTGATTGACTTGGCTGGGATTGAACGTGAAATGTATATGCAGGGTGCGTGTACGAGTCTCTCCCCTCTATTCTGGGGGTGGTGTAATGATGTTCAACGGGTGTAACTACTTGAGACCAGGGGCTGTGTTGGCAGTAGTAGTAAGCCCTGTCGTAAAGACTACTGGTGAGGCTTACCGGCGTCATCCCGGGACATTTTCGTGGCAGCCCTCAGTTCCCCGGATTAAGGCCATGATGCCAGGATGATAAGAATGGAACATATGATCTCGTCACGGTGTGGGTTGGGGACTTATTATTTGTAGAATATTTGTATATTCCCTGCTCGCTGTCCATCATCCGATTGAATCACTGGCGATCACTGACTGGTCTGGACTCCTGCAACAGTACAAGAATAATACATGTTCTGCCTGGAGCATTGCTCTCGTCATCGTTCATCATGGACAGCTGTCTTATTTAGCTAACATCTAACTCTATATATACTTCGAGTAGTTATGGATAGTAGTGAATCATATTGACTACTCCCACCCGCGATAACCGTCTATAGTGGGGTGTAAATAATACGGTATTGTAAGATACGATACCGCCACGCACGGGTCCACAGCCACTTCTGCAGTGCCGTCTACGGTCTACGGAATCCTATCGACTCTAGTCTGCCCcacattttttttttctgtgcCTGTATTTTTACGTTTTACGTATCCCCGTACGGGGTATTATGACTGGAGATATACTACATAATCAGATGCTGCCTGATGATATCTCTTTGTGAAGTAGACTCTTGGACTCCTGGTTTTTGGTAATCGTTTCTTGGTATATTCAATAGAAAAAAgtagggaaaaaaaaaaagataaatACCCCCACTAAACCGGACATCTCCAAAATCAACCAGACGATCTACCTTACCGGAGCACacgttctttttcttttttttttttacatCCCCACACACAAAGtacgattttttttttctttaccctttctttctccttctccgaTTCCGAGTGACTGTATCCGCCCGTATTGTACCTGCTGCGACTTTCGCAATCCCGCCCTGCTCCCCTCCTCCGATctactttttttcttctccattcctccatcttttcttcctctctctttttttacTTCTGTCGCTTcctaccttttttttttcttagCATTCTCTTCCTGACTTCATCGCCAAATCATCCAATTTCTGCCTCTTTCTCCAGATCGTCATCTCCAGATTTTCTGCACTGCACCACTCCTGGCATCCCTCCTATCCCTCCTCCACTATCCCAGGTCTCCTTATCTGTCAATCTGTCAATCTCTATTTAGTATCTCTACCTGTGACTACTACCACAGTCGGTCACTTGCCAGAGACAAAGAGTCTTGTCAAATCACCTGCAAGTCTGTCGTCACGCTCCAAACCGAAAAATCGAAACgcaaaaaaataaaataaataaaataaaatcaAAGCAAGAAAACAAAGTTTGGCCTTATATCGGGTGTTGATCACGTCTTCTTCCCGGTTTTTTTGCTGCACTCTCCCCCTGTGCTGGGCCATTCATCTATCTTTccacttcctcttcctttgcGCCTCGGCTTTCCACCCCCACAACCCACTCCCCCTTCCGAACCGACTCTTTTATAAATCCCCCCATTGCCCTACTTTCACCCGCCTTTTCgctcttctctccttttcctccacAAACACCCACGTCACAGCTTCAGATGCCATCGCCGGTGTCTTCAGTCGACTTCTCCAATCTACTGAATCCTCAATCCTCGGATTCAGACCCTCTCGCCGCCTCTCGTCAACAGACCACGTCAGCACCGGCTACTCCCTCTGGTCCTCCCTCAACCAACATGGCCTCTTCCGTGAGTCTACTGCCTCCTCTGATGAAGGGTGCTCGTCCGGCCACCGAAGAGGTGCGCCAGGACCTCCCTCGGCCTTACAAGTGCCCCCTCTGTGACCGCGCATTCCACCGTTTGGAGCACCAGACCCGTCATATTCGAACGCATACTGGTGAGAAGCCGCATGCTTGCCAGTTTCCGGGGTGCACAAAGCGTTTCAGTCGCTCTGATGAGCTGACTCGCCACTCGAGAATCCACAACAACCCCAACTCGAGACGCAGCAACAAGGCGCAGCATCTGGCCGCAGCGGCCGCAGCGGCTGCAGGTGCTCAGGACAACGCCCATGCCATCGTGAACAATGCGGCTGGCTCCATGATGCCCCCACCTAGCAAGCCTATCACCCGCTCCGCTCCCGTCTCTCAGGTCGGTTCGCCCGACGTCTCTCCTCCCCACTCCTACGCCAACTACGCCAGCCACATGCGTTCGAATTTGGGTCCTTACCCTCGCAGTAGTGAGCGGGCATCATCGGGTATGGACATCAACCTCCTGGCCACTGCAGCCTCGCAAGTCGAGCGTGATGATCACTTTGGATTCCACAACCCTCCGCGcagccatcaccatcatcatcaccaccaccctcTGCTCAGCTCGCGGCACCACGGTAGCAACAGTCGtcttccttctctctctGCATATGCCATCTCTCAGAGCATGTCTCGTTCGCATTCgcatgaggaagatgactCCTACTCCCATCGCATTAAGCGTTCGAGGCCGAACTCGCCCAACTCCACCGCACCCTCTTCTCCCACCTTCTCCCACGATTCTCTCTCCCCAACTCCTGACCACACTCCGCTGGCCACTCCGGCCCACTCGCCGCGTTTGAGGCCTTTGGGTTCGAGTGAACTGCATTTGCCATCGATACGTCACTTGTCGATCCACACGCCGGCCTTGGCACCGATGGAGCCCCAGGCTGAGGGTCCTCAGTACTACAACCCCGGTCAAGGCAATGCTGGCCCGAGCATTTCCGACATCATGTCGAGGCCAGATGGTACGCAGCGGAAGCTTCCAGTACCACAGGTTCCCAAGGTGGCTGTTCAGGACATGTTGAATCCTACGAGCGGCTTTCCGTCCATGTCCTCGTCAACCAACAATTCGGTCGCTGGAGGTGACCTGGCGGACCGCTTCTAATTCTGGGTCACTAAAAGCAAACTTtcacttttctttttcgatCAAATTTCAAAAAAGGattcaaaaaagaaaacaacaaaacaacaacaaaaaaaaattactTCTCATGTGTGTCACGAAACGATTAGACTTCTCCTTTTGCATTTACAGTGGTTTAACGGGCATCCATGGTGTCGGTGGTTTGTtggcttttttctttccttaaTTCTTCGTTTCGGCGTCATTACTAAATAGATGGATGGGTTTTTGTGTGCTTTTATTTTACCCTTCTTGTTCTttaactttttttttcttcttcttctttacTATTCCCTTTTTTGCTATAAATTTCAAACTTTTTAGATACACATTACAGTTCTGTGTTTATCTTGTGGTTTCTCCTCTCCCGAGGTCACGGCCTCGATAATACCACCACCTGCTTTTGACTTTGCTTCACTTCTCTCTTTGGCTGGATGTTGCAACGGAAATGAACAAGTAATACCCCCGCAGTTGCACTGGGTCATGTTTGACATAGACAGTTGTTTTCTCCGATCAATACAAAAATTAGATAACAGAAAGATACGAAGCATGTACTACCAACGGACCATTCGGCATTGCGCATTCGTTATCATTTCGCCTGGCAGACCAGGATTCCCCTGTTATCGCTATCCCGGCCAAACGCCAGGGCCTCAGCAGGGCCTTAGCAGGGCTCACTCGATGTAACTGCGGGTGATATCGACTATACCGGgtagagtacggagtacggaatACATACATTATTGTAGGATAACAGCAGACGCAGTCTGTACGTACTTCTGCTGTATTCTGTAGGTATCTGTAGGTATGCGACTCTACGTCTAAAGAAAACCCCGCTTGGACGTGGTCCAATAAACCCTCTcgaccagcaccaccgcAAACTAACgctaaaaagaaaaatttcACTGATCTTCTGTCGTGCAGCGGCTGGACTTCTGCTTGCCTGTCTTGTTGTCCGTCATCTTAAGTAGCAATCACGGAATTCACGGacgcgaaaaaaaaaaagacaccCATGTCTGGTTAGTTGGACGACATGGGCGCTGGAATGATTGCCCCTCTTCTCGTGTTTGCTTGGTTATGAGCTGGTAAGAAACACGGCGGTTctgaagatgagatgaaaaTAAGATGAAATACTAACTGCCTTCGGGAGCAGAAAAAGCTATCAATGCTTCACCCATCATTGTTTTTTACAAAATGATGATACCGCCTCCCGCCCCGTCGCTATCCAGCGTCACCGACTACTATCCATCCTCCACCACTCTATCTACCTCGTCCGTGGATACGGGACTCGCCTCTGATCTCGCCAGACATGATATCCTCGAAGACGACGGCAACGGGGTCCTCGTCGTGCCTCAAACGCACTCTCCAAGCGAGAGCCAATCCTTCATCCAGACCCCGGCGCCTAGGATCTCAAATACCCGACCGATCTTCTATTCCTCACGCGCTTATTACGATTATGATGACTACGATAACGCaaccaacaaccacaactACAACTACGCCTGTCTTTTCCACATCCTGAACTGCCATGAGACTTTCACCGATATCGAACACTGGAAAACTCATGTGCTGAGCCATTTCCGCACGCACCAGCCGCCTCCTATGGCGCGCTGCCCTATCTGTCCTACCATCACCTCTCCCACTTctcccaccaacaccaacaacaccccCAATAACATCTTCACAGACACTCCCCACAGCCGCGCCTGGGACGCCCTCCTTGACCACATCGACACAGTCCATTACCAGCACGGCCACACTCTAGCCAACACCCGTCCGGACTTTGAACTGCTGCGCTACCTTTTCCGGCTGCGCATTATCAGCGAGGAGCAGTTTAAGTTGGTGCAGGTGGTGCCGGGGGCGGGGAGTCCAGGGTATCAGCGGGGGATGGAACCTGCGAGGGCCAGGATGGGGAGTGCAGAGGAACCGTTCTGTGCGGCTTATAGTAGACGgagagagaggaggatgacggaggagaggaggagaggatggGGTGTTGCTTAATTTTTCCCCGGTTGTGGTTATGGTATGTCGGAGTACGACTATATTGATGTGAGCATGGTGAGACGAGACGGGAGTCTATGTATTAAACAATTAGGATGTAGTATACAGTAGCTAAAAGAATACAATAATTGATCTCTTATCATCCGGAAGAAACGTTACAAGTCTTGATTATGACTTCAGCCTGTATAAACTCGCGGCGCTGAACAAACAGAACAAACATACCCAGCCTATCCAACATCAAATCGACTTTCCTCAACTGCAACGCCAATTGCGATTCCCCCGTTCATTCTGCAAACAGGCTAGTCCATGCTATCGAACCAGAATGATAATATCCCTATTATTTCCTTCCCGACCTCGTCTCTAAATACCATTTTCCGCCTGGTTTGAAAAGCATCGCACCGCACCCCACCAAGCCGCTATTCCACAATCACCTACGCCTACACCTACATTCCTCGACTTGAATTTCTCTTCGCATCTCGATATCTGAAGACAGAAGTTTGAATACGTGTCGCgcattaaaaaaaaaaaaaaccataATGGAGCGCCTCTCGATCCACGACCCCCCGCCTGCCGCCACGCAACAGtcgcaacaacaaccaccccaacagcaacaacaaaaTCTCGGATCAGCCTCGATGGTTACACAAGGACCGCCTCAATTACCGCCGCAGATGTTTACGACTGCTGCTCAGTTGCTGGATTTGACGGATAGTAAGTGCGGCATTTGGATGTGGAAGGGAGGCGGGAAAGGGGacgagaggaaggagagaagagaagagaaactGACGGGCATCCTGTGCTTTAGAGAAGCTGGTTTTGGTCCTTCGTGATGGGAGAAAATTGGTTGGGGTGTTGAGGAGTTGGGATCAGTTTGGTATGTTCTGGATAGGATGTGAATGATTGAGTGGATGAGTGGACGATTGACTGATGTCTGCAGCGAACCTCGTGCTTCAAGATACCGTCGAACGAATCTACGCCGGGGGCCTTTATGCCGATATTCCCCGGGGGATCTTCATTGTTCGGGGAGAGAATGTCTTGTTGCTTGGGGAAATTGTATGTCCCCGTCTAACCTGGTTTGAGGTGTTCACTGATACTGACCGCTCATCTCGTGAATAGGATCTAGATAGGGAAGACGATGTCCCCCCGAATATCCAACAAGCGCCATTCGAAGAAGTCTAtgcattgaagaaaaaggaggacTCGGAACGGCAGACCAGCGACAAGAAACGACATGGCAATTTACAAAAACTGGGATTCGAAGCTGAACATAGTGGGGAGACTCTTCTGTTTTAGTTTGCTATCCCCTTTCACTATGACATGCCTTCTTCAGCGTTGCTTGGGTTGCTCTGGAGTTTTCGACTCAGACCATGGGTTTACAACTGAGTGGAGGAAGTTATAACTGGAGCCTACTTGCTGCGAGCAACTACCATTACTACGGCACGCTAGGTGAACACCATGGGAAACCAGTACACTGATACGTGACTATAGTCCGTGTCTTGGGAGGAATCAAATTAACATGAGGCCAAAGGCCTTCTGACGATTGTTATGTCTATTCTGATGTCTTGATGAATGTTCATGATATGAGAAACAAGAACATGCCTGGCATCAGATTTAACTGCTTGAACATTCATGAATATTCCAATTGATGGCCTTTCGCTGTTCATTGTACATATGTAATTCTATTCGTAGTGCTGCTATCGATAGCAGTGCCAAGAAATGCGGCACCacctaaaaaaaaaaaaaagtctcCGCATCCGCCGATTCTTCAATCTTAATCTTCAACATCACTTATCCTGTCcctgtcttcctcttcttggaGGCAAACAGCTTGCGCATTTCTTCTCTTGTGTAATCGACTTCTTCCGTGCCGGCTGGGTTTGTGTACCATCATGGCGACCCTGGCGGAGAAGCTTGAG
This region of Aspergillus chevalieri M1 DNA, chromosome 4, nearly complete sequence genomic DNA includes:
- a CDS encoding histone deacetylase complex subunit SAP30 Sin3-binding domain-containing protein (COG:S;~EggNog:ENOG410PSGI;~InterPro:IPR025718,IPR038291,IPR024145;~PFAM:PF13867;~go_function: GO:0005515 - protein binding [Evidence IEA]); this encodes MAPPRQQRTATVADDSRSEASSGPREPKTTTSKGRKGANGTNSSSRADGRASAAINAATANVTSAPAQQQPPEELPNIPWSDMPLDILHSYRHAYNLPIPSAYSKTYSHILLSQGIGIRSPTSIAVQRSQILAQHPHAHPQPASSSSSATANGIIHRSDNRNRNHSSRKHNNASPYNEKDKLNRIIGQSRVSKEDLALAVRKHFNSAGLAEQETIARFLYKVREEGKGRQFRLRFQP
- a CDS encoding C2H2-type zinc finger protein (COG:K;~EggNog:ENOG410PSX7;~InterPro:IPR036236,IPR013087;~PFAM:PF00096), with translation MPSPVSSVDFSNLLNPQSSDSDPLAASRQQTTSAPATPSGPPSTNMASSVSLLPPLMKGARPATEEVRQDLPRPYKCPLCDRAFHRLEHQTRHIRTHTGEKPHACQFPGCTKRFSRSDELTRHSRIHNNPNSRRSNKAQHLAAAAAAAAGAQDNAHAIVNNAAGSMMPPPSKPITRSAPVSQVGSPDVSPPHSYANYASHMRSNLGPYPRSSERASSGMDINLLATAASQVERDDHFGFHNPPRSHHHHHHHHPLLSSRHHGSNSRLPSLSAYAISQSMSRSHSHEEDDSYSHRIKRSRPNSPNSTAPSSPTFSHDSLSPTPDHTPLATPAHSPRLRPLGSSELHLPSIRHLSIHTPALAPMEPQAEGPQYYNPGQGNAGPSISDIMSRPDGTQRKLPVPQVPKVAVQDMLNPTSGFPSMSSSTNNSVAGGDLADRF
- the LSM1 gene encoding U6 snRNA-associated Sm-like protein LSm1 (COG:A;~EggNog:ENOG410PR4U;~InterPro:IPR034104,IPR010920,IPR001163;~PFAM:PF01423;~go_process: GO:0000956 - nuclear-transcribed mRNA catabolic process [Evidence IEA]), which encodes MERLSIHDPPPAATQQSQQQPPQQQQQNLGSASMVTQGPPQLPPQMFTTAAQLLDLTDKKLVLVLRDGRKLVGVLRSWDQFANLVLQDTVERIYAGGLYADIPRGIFIVRGENVLLLGEIDLDREDDVPPNIQQAPFEEVYALKKKEDSERQTSDKKRHGNLQKLGFEAEHSGETLLF
- a CDS encoding uncharacterized protein (COG:S;~EggNog:ENOG410PY10); its protein translation is MMIPPPAPSLSSVTDYYPSSTTLSTSSVDTGLASDLARHDILEDDGNGVLVVPQTHSPSESQSFIQTPAPRISNTRPIFYSSRAYYDYDDYDNATNNHNYNYACLFHILNCHETFTDIEHWKTHVLSHFRTHQPPPMARCPICPTITSPTSPTNTNNTPNNIFTDTPHSRAWDALLDHIDTVHYQHGHTLANTRPDFELLRYLFRLRIISEEQFKLVQVVPGAGSPGYQRGMEPARARMGSAEEPFCAAYSRRRERRMTEERRRGWGVA